A stretch of the Pseudoalteromonas ulvae UL12 genome encodes the following:
- the pmbA gene encoding metalloprotease PmbA, with amino-acid sequence MNSPREETVYNQIAQIKTAVEQALSEAKALGATAAEAAMSSTSGLSVTTRLGEVETIEFNQDGALGISVYVGNKKGSASTADLSPDALQSVVKKAIEIAKYTSEDPCNGIADKALLEFNPPDLDLFHPWDVSPDEGIALCQQAEEAALNYDERIINSDGASFSSHQGLRIYGNSHGLLAGFPRTRHSISCMVIGQDGEIMERESAYTLSRLQSGLKSAQSVGIEAASETIAKLNSRKIPTGKYPVIFRADIASSLFSHLVSGIGGGALYRKSSFLLDTLGQPIFSDLVNVVERPHILQGLASSPFDSEGVKTQDRTIIDKGVLQTYLLGTYASRKLNMTATGHAGGIHNWLVNETEPDLAALLSTMGTGLLVTELMGQGVNTVNGDYSRGAAGFWVENGQIQYPVSEITIAGNLKDMFKAIAGIGGDFDLRGSVKTGSILIEQMQVAGN; translated from the coding sequence ATGAATTCACCCCGTGAAGAGACTGTTTATAATCAAATTGCACAAATAAAAACGGCAGTTGAGCAAGCTTTAAGCGAGGCTAAAGCATTAGGTGCAACAGCTGCTGAAGCTGCGATGTCTAGCACTTCTGGTTTGTCTGTGACCACCCGCTTGGGTGAAGTTGAAACCATTGAGTTTAATCAAGACGGCGCATTAGGGATAAGCGTTTATGTAGGGAATAAAAAAGGATCTGCATCGACCGCGGATTTAAGTCCTGATGCTCTGCAGTCTGTGGTTAAAAAAGCAATTGAGATTGCTAAATACACGTCTGAAGATCCTTGTAATGGCATTGCTGACAAAGCGTTACTTGAGTTTAATCCACCTGATTTAGATTTGTTTCATCCTTGGGATGTATCGCCTGACGAAGGGATAGCACTATGCCAGCAGGCTGAAGAAGCTGCATTAAATTATGATGAGCGCATCATTAACTCAGATGGTGCCAGTTTTAGTTCTCATCAAGGTTTACGTATTTATGGTAATAGCCATGGTTTACTTGCCGGTTTTCCTCGTACCCGTCATAGCATTAGTTGCATGGTTATTGGTCAAGATGGCGAAATTATGGAGCGCGAGTCTGCTTATACGCTTTCTCGTTTGCAAAGCGGCCTGAAATCGGCGCAATCAGTCGGCATCGAAGCCGCAAGCGAGACGATAGCCAAGCTTAATAGCCGAAAAATTCCAACAGGTAAGTATCCGGTTATTTTTAGAGCTGATATTGCAAGCTCACTATTTAGCCACTTAGTTTCGGGGATCGGTGGCGGTGCGCTGTATCGAAAGTCGAGTTTCCTGTTAGATACGTTAGGTCAGCCTATTTTCAGTGATTTAGTGAATGTGGTTGAGAGACCGCATATTTTACAAGGTCTCGCATCTTCTCCGTTTGATAGTGAAGGCGTCAAAACACAAGACCGCACTATTATTGACAAGGGAGTGCTGCAAACCTATTTGCTCGGTACATACGCTTCTCGAAAGCTGAACATGACCGCTACAGGCCATGCAGGTGGGATCCATAATTGGTTAGTTAACGAAACTGAGCCTGATTTAGCTGCTTTACTCAGTACAATGGGGACGGGTTTATTAGTGACGGAGCTAATGGGGCAAGGAGTGAATACCGTCAATGGTGATTACTCCCGTGGTGCGGCTGGCTTTTGGGTTGAAAATGGTCAAATCCAATACCCAGTTAGTGAAATTACGATAGCAGGTAATCTAAAAGATATGTTTAAAGCAATTGCAGGAATTGGCGGTGACTTTGATTTACGAGGCAGCGTTAAAACTGGATCTATTTTGATAGAGCAAATGCAAGTAGCTGGAAACTAA
- the yjgA gene encoding ribosome biogenesis factor YjgA: protein MMAKKGKKIPEEEIIYISKSELKREAQEMHDLAAKICKLNKKQREKLPLNEDLKEALVLADKLNTKTEAFRRHLNYVGKQLRLAENSDEIQKVLNAILDVGKESTVLFHKLERTRDQVIDQGDKKINELLVDYDSLDRQKLRQLVRQAKKEQELGKPAKGYRELFQYLKEYILD from the coding sequence ATCATGGCAAAAAAAGGCAAAAAAATACCTGAAGAAGAAATTATTTACATCTCAAAGAGTGAGTTAAAGCGTGAAGCGCAAGAGATGCATGATTTAGCAGCAAAGATATGCAAACTGAATAAAAAACAACGTGAAAAACTGCCTTTAAATGAAGATTTAAAAGAAGCGCTAGTCCTCGCTGATAAACTCAATACTAAAACCGAAGCGTTTCGCCGCCATCTCAATTATGTTGGTAAACAGCTACGTTTAGCTGAAAATTCGGATGAAATCCAAAAAGTACTTAACGCCATTTTAGATGTTGGTAAAGAATCAACCGTTTTATTTCATAAATTAGAACGAACTCGTGACCAAGTGATTGATCAGGGTGATAAAAAAATTAATGAGTTACTGGTTGATTATGATAGTTTAGATAGACAAAAGCTGCGTCAACTTGTTCGACAAGCCAAAAAAGAACAAGAATTAGGAAAACCCGCTAAAGGTTACCGCGAGCTATTTCAATATTTAAAAGAGTATATTCTCGACTAA
- the mgtE gene encoding magnesium transporter → MPEAIEQDNTQLRLHEITRALNSGMFVHVRRMLAHMAPCDIALLLESSPHKGRTVLWQLVDSDLQGDILEELSEDVRNGIISQMDPALIAAATEDMDDDDLAEMLRSLPDTIYQEVIGSMASQDRERAALALSYPEESAGAIMNTDTVTIRPDVTLDVVLRYLRLKGELPEGTDELYVVDKDNCFIGAVSLALLLTRSPDLTVRTVMDDHCESIPVTMDESEVAQLFERHNWISAPVVDEHQHLLGRITIDDIVDVIREDAEHSMMSMAGLDDEEDTFAPVVKSTKRRSVWLGVNLITALLAAFVASFFESTLDILPVLAVLNGIVPSMGGVAGSQTLTLVIRGMAVGHINQANQRFLLAKEFAIGALNGVLWALLIAGVVALWKWDFTLGCVIAFAMFMNLLAAGIAGASIPLFLKRLNIDPALAGGVVLTTVTDIVGIFAFLGTATWFLLP, encoded by the coding sequence ATGCCAGAAGCCATTGAACAAGATAACACCCAACTAAGATTGCACGAAATAACCCGTGCACTTAACAGTGGTATGTTTGTTCATGTTAGGCGCATGTTGGCACATATGGCCCCGTGTGACATCGCCCTATTACTTGAGTCCTCCCCTCATAAAGGCCGTACTGTACTGTGGCAATTGGTTGACTCAGATCTACAAGGTGACATCCTCGAAGAGCTTTCTGAAGATGTGCGTAATGGCATTATCTCCCAGATGGATCCTGCATTAATCGCAGCCGCAACAGAAGATATGGACGATGATGACCTCGCAGAAATGTTGCGAAGTCTTCCTGACACTATTTATCAAGAAGTTATCGGCTCGATGGCCAGCCAAGACCGAGAGCGTGCTGCATTAGCGCTATCTTACCCAGAAGAGTCTGCTGGTGCCATAATGAACACAGATACTGTGACCATTCGCCCAGATGTCACACTTGATGTTGTTCTTCGTTATTTGCGCCTCAAAGGAGAGCTGCCAGAAGGAACCGATGAATTATACGTTGTTGATAAAGATAATTGCTTTATTGGTGCCGTTTCACTCGCTTTACTCTTAACTCGCAGCCCCGACCTCACCGTTCGAACGGTCATGGATGATCATTGTGAATCTATCCCTGTGACAATGGACGAATCAGAAGTGGCGCAACTGTTTGAACGTCACAACTGGATTTCAGCACCCGTTGTAGATGAACATCAACACTTGCTGGGTCGTATCACTATCGATGATATCGTTGACGTAATCCGTGAAGATGCTGAGCACAGCATGATGAGTATGGCAGGTCTCGATGATGAAGAAGATACATTTGCTCCTGTTGTAAAAAGTACTAAGCGTCGTTCAGTTTGGCTCGGGGTAAACTTAATTACCGCGCTTTTAGCTGCGTTTGTGGCCAGCTTTTTTGAATCAACCCTCGATATTTTACCTGTGCTCGCCGTGCTAAATGGCATTGTTCCTTCCATGGGTGGTGTCGCTGGCAGCCAAACACTGACTCTTGTTATCCGTGGTATGGCTGTCGGTCATATCAACCAAGCTAACCAACGGTTCTTATTAGCAAAGGAGTTTGCGATTGGCGCTTTAAACGGTGTGCTGTGGGCGTTGTTAATTGCAGGAGTCGTCGCATTGTGGAAATGGGACTTCACCTTAGGCTGTGTGATTGCTTTTGCCATGTTTATGAATCTGCTGGCTGCAGGTATTGCTGGGGCGAGTATTCCGCTATTCCTGAAGCGATTAAACATAGATCCAGCATTAGCCGGTGGCGTAGTGCTCACGACAGTCACAGATATTGTCGGTATCTTCGCTTTTCTTGGCACTGCGACTTGGTTTTTACTCCCTTAA